The following are encoded together in the Primulina tabacum isolate GXHZ01 chromosome 18, ASM2559414v2, whole genome shotgun sequence genome:
- the LOC142532572 gene encoding RHOMBOID-like protein 2 gives MAGEDIESKREKSNYSSTSSADAFEEGESQWTSWLIPVFVVANVAMFLVVMYVNNCPRDLKNRGSSFRGDNDKCAAMFLGRFSFQRLRENPLFGPSSATLEKLGALNWNKVVHRHQGWRLISCIWLHAGIIHLLANMMSLVFIGVRLEHQFGFVRVGVIYLISGFAGSILSSLFIQNRISVGASGALFGLLGAMLSELITNWSIYTNKIVALSTLLFIVLINLAVGILPHVDNFAHIGGFLAGFLLGLVLLPRPQFGWIERHNIPVGVGVKSKYKGYQYVLRFVSVILLIVGFTVGLVMLFQGVNGYKRCHWCRYVSCVPTSKWECDET, from the exons ATGGCGGGTGAGGATATAGAGAGCAAGAGGGAGAAAAGCAACTACTCTTCAACTTCAAGCGCAGACGCGTTTGAGGAGGGGGAAAGCCAGTGGACTTCATGGCTGATTCCAGTATTTGTGGTGGCTAATGTTGCGATGTTTCTGGTCGTAATGTATGTGAATAATTGCCCGAGGGATTTGAAGAACAGGGGTTCGAGTTTCCGTGGTGACAATGACAAGTGTGCGGCTATGTTTCTTGGAAGATTTTCTTTCCAGCGGTTGAGGGAGAATCCTCTCTTTGGGCCGTCTTCTGCAAC ATTAGAGAAATTGGGTGCTCTTAATTGGAATAAAGTGGTACACCGCCATCAAGGCTGGAGGCTTATCTCATGTATCTGGTTACATGCTGGCATTATACATCTTCTAGCAAACATGATGAGCCTCGTCTTCATCGGGGTCCGGCTTGAGCATCAATTTGGCTTCG TGCGAGTTGGCGTCATCTATTTAATATCCGGCTTCGCTGGGAGCATACTATCATCTTTATTTATTCAAAACCGAATTTCTGTTGGTGCCTCTGGCGCACTTTTTGGACTTCTTGGAGCCATGCTTTCCGAGTTGATCACAAACTGGTCTATATACACCAACAAG ATTGTGGCATTATCAACCCTTTTGTTTATAGTCTTGATTAACCTAGCAGTTGGGATTCTTCCACATGTTGATAACTTTGCCCATATCGGCGGATTCTTGGCTGGATTCTTGCTTGGCCTTGTTCTTTTACCTCGTCCACAGTTCGGGTGGATTGAAAGACACAATATTCCTGTCGGAGTTGGTGTAAAATCTAAGTACAAGGGTTATCAATATGTACTTCGGTTTGTGTCTGTGATATTGCTAATTGTCGG ATTTACTGTCGGACTCGTGATGCTATTCCAGGGAGTGAATGGATACAAGCGTTGCCATTGGTGTCGCTATGTGAGCTGCGTCCCGACTTCGAAATGGGAATGCGATGAAACTTGA
- the LOC142532573 gene encoding CEN-like protein 1 — translation MSRLAETLCVGRIIGEVVDCFYPSVQINVIYNGNKHVSNGHELMPAVVAANPRVEIGGEDMRDAYTLVMTDPDAPSPSEPYLREHVHWIVTDIPGTTDASFGREVVCYEKPKPTIGIHRYAFIVFKQKGRHSVKYLPSSRDHFNTRKFAQENGLDLPVAALYFNAQRETACRKR, via the exons ATGTCGAGGCTTGCGGAAACCCTTTGTGTAGGAAGAATTATAGGAGAAGTGGTGGATTGTTTCTATCCCAGTGTACAGATAAATGTGATATATAATGGGAACAAACATGTCTCCAATGGACATGAACTCATGCCCGCTGTTGTGGCTGCCAATCCCAGGGTCGAGATAGGTGGAGAAGACATGAGGGATGCGTATACTCTT GTTATGACTGATCCGGATGCTCCGAGTCCAAGCGAGCCGTACTTGAGAGAACATGTCCACTG GATAGTCACCGATATTCCTGGCACCACTGATGCTTCTTTTG GGAGAGAAGTTGTATGCTACGAGAAGCCAAAGCCGACGATAGGCATCCATCGATACGCATTTATTGTTTTCAAGCAGAAAGGGAGGCACAGCGTTAAGTACCTACCTTCTTCAAGGGATCATTTCAACACAAGGAAATTTGCGCAAGAAAATGGCCTAGATTTGCCGGTTGCTGCACTCTATTTCAATGCACAAAGAGAGACTGCCTGCAGAAAAAgatga
- the LOC142532571 gene encoding E3 ubiquitin-protein ligase XBAT33-like, with protein sequence MGNSFGCSASGERLVSAARDGDFVEAKMLLDCNPCLAKYSTFGGLNSPLHFAAAKGHIEIVALLLENGADVNTRNYCGQTALMQACRYGHWEVVQTLILFRCNVTRADYLSGRTALHFAAVNGHLRCIRLVVADFVPSVPFEALNFQTNGNGSGCANDKTNALSKFVNKAADGGITALHMAALNGYFDCVQLLLGLHANVSAVTFHYGTSMDLIGAGSTPLHYAACGGNLKCCQILLARGASRLALNCNGWLPLDVARTWGRHWLESLLTPNSDLPIPVFPPSNYLSLPLMSVLNIARDCGLQTSTTASDDADICAVCIERACSVAAEGCSHELCVRCALYLCSTSNIPLESSIPPGSIPCPLCRHGIISFVKLPGSSSKEIKLPLSLSLCTPCMLHPREPDASEAFGSPDTRKNRVSSITSDMFCPVTCSPFPSVTMPLCTCNEGPCPNFDSGEREPQEDSPHRPQSTSTEQDKMDAMRLEKTTCSSMFWGRRSCSREHQCNAEINA encoded by the exons ATGGGGAATTCCTTTGGGTGTTCTGCTTCAGGGGAGAGATTGGTATCAGCTGCAAGAGATGGAGATTTTGTTGAGGCTAAGATGCTGTTGGATTGCAATCCGTGCCTCGCGAAGTACTCGACCTTTGGTGGATTAAATTCTCCTCTACATTTTGCTGCTGCAAAAGGTCATATCGAG ATTGTGGCATTGTTACTGGAGAACGGAGCTGATGTGAATACGAGAAATTACTGTGGACAG ACAGCATTGATGCAAGCTTGTCGATACGGTCATTGGGAAGTTGTTCAAACTCTTATTCTCTTTCGATGCAAC GTTACTAGAGCAGATTATCTTAGCGGGAGGACTGCGCTCCATTTTGCAGCTGTCAACGGTCATTTGCGATGTATAAGATTAGTGGTTGCAGATTTTGTTCCCAGTGTTCCATTCGAGGCTCTAAATTTTCAAACCAACGGGAATGGAAGTGGTTGTGCTAATGATAAAACCAA TGCTCTCTCCAAATTTGTAAATAAGGCTGCTGATGGTGGTATTACGGCTCTTCACATGGCTGCGTTGAATGGATATTTTGACTGTGTGCAACTCCTACTCGGCCTTCATGCAAATGTCTCAGCTGTAACATTCcattatggcacgtctatggaTTTGATAG GGGCTGGTAGCACTCCTTTGCACTATGCTGCATGCGGAGGAAACTTGAAATGCTGCCAG ATCCTTCTTGCAAGAGGCGCCAGTCGTTTGGCGTTAAACTGCAATGG ATGGCTTCCTCTTGATGTCGCAAGGACGTGGGGACGTCATTGGCTCGAGTCGCTGCTGACACCTAACTCTGATTTGCCAATCCCAGTGTTTCCACCTTCTAATTATTTATCATTGCCACTCATGAGTGTGTTAAATATAGCAAG AGATTGTGGGTTGCAGACCTCAACAACTGCATCAGATGATGCTGATATATGTGCCGTGTGCATTGAGCGAGCATGCAGTGTAGCTGCTGAAG GGTGTTCACATGAACTCTGTGTAAGATGCGCTCTCTACCTTTGCTCGACCAGTAACATCCCATTGGAATCATCAATACCCCCAGGCTCCATTCCCTGTCCTCTTTGTCGACACGGCATCATCTCTTTTGTCAAACTCCCTGGTTCTTCATCAAAGGAGATCAAATTACCATTGTCACTTAGCTTATGCACACCATGCATGCTTCATCCCCGAGAGCCAGATGCATCCGAGGCCTTTGGTTCACCCGATACGCGAAAGAACCGTGTGTCTTCTATTACCTCAGATATGTTTTGTCCCGTCACTTGCAGCCCATTTCCTTCTGTCACCATGCCTTTATGCACGTGCAATGAAGGACCTTGTCCAAATTTTGATTCTGGCGAAAGAGAGCCTCAAGAAGATTCGCCTCATCGTCCACAATCCACATCAACCGAACAGGACAAAATGGACGCAATGAGACTGGAGAAAACgacatgttcaagtatgttttGGGGAAGAAGAAGCTGCAGCAGGGAGCATCAGTGTAATGCCgaaataaatgcatga
- the LOC142532881 gene encoding uncharacterized protein LOC142532881 — MMSEMSIMNNEVYDHYLNGMTPAEIAEHLRDTFPEFGDVDIEEFLVQQESAFLDFQNDNHRRDVINDHGQPSSRNLQSERETLSSRVPHYESQMALDEDFARSLELGDDFNSLDVPENGDVDTGPSSSETPVVGGNQNIQQDDFDPDTMSYEELQTLGESVGNETKGLSPNIIARLPTSKYKAGFFSRKKKEPEECVICCAEYKNRSELIILPCAHHYHSKCITHWLRLNKNCPVCQKEVENK; from the exons ATGATGTCTGAAATGTCTATTATGAATAACGAGGTCTACGATCATTATTTGAATGGTATGACTCCAGCTGAAATTGCCGAACATCTCAGGGACACATTTCCTGAATTTGGTGATGTTGACATTGAAGAATTTCTTGTACAGCAG GAAAGTGCATTTCTTGATTTTCAGAACGATAATCACAGAAGAGATGTGATTAATGACCATGGTCAACCTAGCAGCAGGAATCTGCAGTCAGAACGTGAGACCTTGTCCTCACGTGTCCCACATTATGAATCACAGATGGCTCTGGATGAAGATTTTGCAAGGTCCTTGGAGTTGGGGGATGACTTCAACAGTCTTGACGTTCCAGAGAATGGTGATG TTGACACCGGGCCATCTTCGAGCGAAACACCTGTGGTG GGAGGTAATCAGAACATACAGCAAGATGATTTTGATCCTGATACCATGAGTTATGAG GAGTTGCAAACGCTTGGAGAATCTGTTGGCAATGAAACCAAAGGACTTTCACCTAATATCATAGCTCGGCTTCCAACATCCAAATACAAAGCAGGGTTTTTCTCAAGGAAAAAAAAGGAACCCGAAGA GTGTGTGATATGCTGTGCCGAGTATAAGAATAGGTCCGAGCTGATCATTTTGCCTTGCGCTCACCACTATCATTCCAAGTGCATCACTCATTGGTTGCGATTGAATAAg AATTGTCCTGTGTGTCAAAAGGAGGTGGAAAACAAGTGA